The nucleotide sequence CCTGCTTCTTCGTGAACCTGAAGCGGATTTTCAGTTTCTCGGCCGGCACGCGCTCGGCGTTCGGTTCCCAGTTGACGTCGAAATCCGACACCTCGTTGAGCTGGTCGATGGCCGGTTCGAGAAAGCGCTTCTTGAACTCCTTCACTTCCTTGCGCGACTCGCCGACTTTCCCCGGCCATTCCAGCACGTCTTCGAAGGCGAACCACTCCGTGACGCCGTGCCCTTCGCACGGAATGAGGCGGTCGTAGATCGCGCGCGCGAGCGAAAGCGAAAACGCCGTCGACGCCCGCAAGCTCAACCAGTGCGCCTTATATGGGCTGATCAGGTATTTGATGACGCGCCCCGCGAGCAGGATACACACGACGTTCCGCTCGATATAGCAATCGCCCAGCAGGCTAATGGTGCCCCACGAGTCCTTCTCGGTGAGTTCCTCGATGGACGGCGCCGTCATGATTTCGACGCGCGCGCGCGCCGCGGCCCGCATCTGGGCGATGAGATGGCTGTGATTGCGGCTGTCGTAGCGCATCAGCCATTTGAAGTAGTTGACGTCGGCCGTGAAGGTATAGACCTTGTCGTCGATGAGCGTCTCGGGCGCCTTGGTGGCGACGATGAAATACGCCGCATCGAGCACGCGGCGCGCGGCGATGCCCAGCCCGCCGACCCGCGTGAAGATGTTGTTGCGCAGGAAGCCGATTTCCCTCGTCGATTCGCAGATGGCCGAACCTTGCGCGGACATATCCTCGTAGATGTCCAGCGCCAGCTGCTGAGGCGTAACGGTGACTTGTTGGTTTTCCATGCTTCCGATTCGGCTTCGATCCCCGGCACTCTAACAGGCGAGCAAGGGGTGTCAACACAAAAACCGCCCCGCTTTTCCCCATGTTATCCGCACAAAAATCGCCCTGTTGCCGGGCCGCCGCTCACAATTTCCACCCCGATCGACACAATTTCCGCCCCCGGCTGACCAATTTCCAGCCTGCCCAGCACAAAAACCGCCCCGGCCTTCACAAAAACCGTCCCTATCCACAGGCGTTGTCGTTGATTTAAAAGGAAAAGTTTGAGACTGTTTGTAGGTTGGCGGGTTTAAGGTTTACAAAAAACCAGACATACACTGCGAGACAAAGCTCGATCTGTGGTCAAGATTCGTTTCTAACTTGCTGAAAAGATTGATGTTTTTAGTGAGAATCGATGTTGCACAAAAACCGTCCCGGGGGTGCTTTTTGTGCGGAGCTATTCGCTGGCGATTTGAGTTGAGCCGCTTTCAAGGTGAGTGAAGGTCAATCGCCATACTCTGCATGACGAGATTTCCGCGAAAAAATGCCCGGAAATCAACGGGATCAGGGTTCCTAACTGCTTAGAATCGTGAAATCTCCGCGCTTCACAAGCTTGTTTACGCGTATTCGTGTATTCTGCGCTTCAGCGTCAATACAAGGAGAAAGCGCAGAATGGCAAACGTAGGCACCCTACCTATGGAAGATCGGAAGGTTACGCTTCGCGAAGTCGCAGATTTCGCCGATAACCTCGAACCCTTTGCGGACAATCTTCGGGAACAGATCCTCGCACCGCGACCGCGCAAGACGGCGCCGTTCTACACCATCAGCGAGCTAGCCGAGATGTGCAATCTCACGCGGCAGCAGATTCAGTACTTGGTGACAAAGGGCGAAGGCGGTCTGCCTACCGGGACGCTCAACGGCAGCGGCCGCAGCCGCACGTTTACGTTGCCGGAAGTCCGTGTGTGGGTAAAGCTAGCATCGGACATCTTTCAAACGCGTCTCGATGACGGCATCGGCGACTTCAGAGGCAAGGTACTGACGACGGCGCAATTGAAAGGCGGCTCGGCCAAGACCACCACGACGGTTTGCCTCGCGCAGGCATTGACGCTCCTCGGTCGCAAGGTCTTGCTCATCGACCTGGATCCGCAGGCGTCGGCGTCGGAACTGTGCGGACTCTACGCGGAGAAGGAAATCTCCGGCGACGATACCGTACTCCCCTATATATATGATCAGAACGTGGAAGGCGGTCTGGGCGCGAGCGTTCAGTCGACCTATTGGGACGGGCTCGACATCATCCCGGGTCACACGTTCTTGTACGGCGCGGAGTTTCTGTTGCCGGCCAGACAGAAGACGATCCAGGGCTATCGTTTTTGGGCGGTCTTGCGCGAAGGCCTCGAGCCGCTTCGCTCGCAGTACGACTACATTCTGATCGACACGTCGCCGTCGCTGTCGTACATGAACCTGAACGCGCTGCTGGCCGCAGACGCGCTCGTCATGCCGATGATCCCCGAGAATCTTGACTTCATCAGCTCGCTGGCATTCTGGCGGTTGTTTTCGGATGTGGCGGAGGACTTCCTCCCCTACGAAGAAGACAAGGTTTACGACTTCATCTCCATCCTGTTGTCGAAGGTCGACTATGGGAAAACGTCGTCGGCGCCGGTGGTGCGTCAGTGGGCGCAGAGTGCGTACGGACGATGGCTCGATCCGTTCGAGATTCCCGCGAGTTCGGTCATGAGCGGTGGCGCACTCTCCTTCTCGACGGCGCTCGATGTCGTCAGCACCCACTCCACGGCGAAATCCCTTCAACGTGTTCGACAGCCGATGATGCAATATGCCAAATGGCTGGATGATATGTTCATCAAATCGTGGAAGGAGTCTGCATGAGCAACAACATTCGTGAACAGTTGATGGCCAAGACGGCCAACTTGCCCAAGCCCGCGGACTTCAAAGGGGAGAACAAGAAGGACAAGACGAACCGGGGTCCGCAGACGATGCCGGGGATCACGAGCGCGTTGGCCGCCGCGCAGCTTCGAATTCAGGAACTCGAGTCGAGGGGCGTGGAGACGGAGATTCGCGTCGATTCGATCGTGCCGAATCCGTGGCAGCCGCGACGTCAGTTTAACGAGACCAAGCTTTCGGAACTGGCGCGTTCGATCAACGAAGTCGGGCTGCTGCAGGCGGTGACGGTTCGTCGAATTGGCGAGACGTTTCAGCTTGTCGCGGGCGAGCGACGGTGGCGCGCGCACAAGTTGATCAATAAGGAAAGCATCCGGGCGGTGGTGATCGAGTGTTCGGATCAGGATATGGCCGCATTGGCGTTGATGGAGAACGTCACGCGCGACGATCTTTCCGATTATGAGATCGCGATTGCGATACGGCGAGCGGAGTCGGAGTTTCCGAATCGGACGCGTCTCGCCGAGGCGATGGGAATTTCTCGAAGTGATCTCTATCGGTTCTTGGCGTATGACTCGTTGCCGGATTTCGTGAAGCGCGACCTCGATTTGACGCCTGCGGTTTTGGGCGCTTCTTCGGCGCAGGATATTGCGAACGCGCTGAAGAAAACGGGTGAGCCGGGGATGAAGGCGCTTCAGGAATTGTGGCCGCAGGTGGTAGCGGGTGATTTGGTCCAAACGAAGGTAGCCGCTAGTTTGAGTGCGCAAGCGAGTCGGGGAGAATCGGCGACGGATGCGGGTGGCAGAAGCATTCTCAAGATTTTTGCCGGAAAGGTTCAGGCGGGGAGTATCACGAAGGACGTTAAGGGACTGACGTTCAAATTTAAGGCTGGCGTTATGACTGAAGAGCAGGAGGGTCAGCTTAGGGAGCATATAGGCAAGATGTTCTCAATCCGATCGGAATGACACGAACCCGCCTCGGCGGGTTTTTTATTCGCTCGGCGGACGAAGAAGGTGATGTTGCGGACCCGAGTGTCCGAATTCGGACAGATTGACGGGAGGCTCGTGCTCTAGACGTTGAGGGTGATCAGTGGTCGACGTGTTTCAAGTGTATCGAGGCCGGCTCCGTTGTTTTGCTTGTGGGCGCTGAAAGCGCGACACTGCACTCGCACTGAGTGTCCGAATTCGGACACGGTGTGACGCAGCATTGCTAACGGTTGTTTTCGGAGGGCGTGAAACAAAGACCGGTTTGGGTCAGGCAACCTTTAGGCAAGATGCTTCCGTCTACACCGGATTGTAAAACCCGCCTGGGCGGGTTTTTTGTTTAAGGGAACGGGATCGACACGCGACGTCAAAAGGCGCAGTGTCCGAATTCGGACACTGCGCTTCGACACCAAGTCTGCTATGCCATGGTTGTTCGGCGGTGGAAAAGGTTTAGTGAAATTTGGGGACGACTCGCTTCAGTACTTCGGTTAGCTCGGGCGAGCGTGGTCAGGAAGAAAGATCGCGCCCGCACTCGGACACAGCGCGACACCGCGATGATTTTATTCGGTGAGCACAGCCGGAACGGGCGATTCGCTAGCAACGGGAATTCTGCGCTGCTCTATTGTTTGACCGCAAACATAGTGTGGCGCCCGCGCGCCCCGCGTCCAATTATGGAACGACGGCGAGCTGTTCACCGCAGATTGGCAGAGGCGTCAGAATCGAGTTCGGCCGCAAAAGTTAAATGTTTCTAGCGCCGACAAATTCACCGGCTGGTGCCGGCCAGATACGCCGTGGTGAGTAAAGCGTCCCGCAGCGCAAGTGTCCGAATTCGGACACGCGCGGAGGCACCGCGAAGTGTGTGTATCGCAGAATCTTAGGCAGACGTTTCATCTTCAGAGGCAGGCTGAAAGTTTAAAACGCTGCCGCGATTTTCAAACGCGAATCCCGCGCAGCGAAGTCCCATCTAAGGATCGTGTCCGAATTCGGACACCG is from Caballeronia insecticola and encodes:
- a CDS encoding replication initiation protein is translated as MENQQVTVTPQQLALDIYEDMSAQGSAICESTREIGFLRNNIFTRVGGLGIAARRVLDAAYFIVATKAPETLIDDKVYTFTADVNYFKWLMRYDSRNHSHLIAQMRAAARARVEIMTAPSIEELTEKDSWGTISLLGDCYIERNVVCILLAGRVIKYLISPYKAHWLSLRASTAFSLSLARAIYDRLIPCEGHGVTEWFAFEDVLEWPGKVGESRKEVKEFKKRFLEPAIDQLNEVSDFDVNWEPNAERVPAEKLKIRFRFTKKQGADAARAGIQDSMYLLLHNEFAFDTPDFERLAKRRDEWTDERLEQAIEYTRFKLNEGKVTVSPRGYLFKALEGNYRIGDADRKMADIKARLLDEDRRDRRSRDVAQAQLEATIQAQNDTAKAKMSEEIKAGRQLFEAAEAQLRRDLCHSFVSQLIPQRLIEKQGLSRETLSADNILTVNRVVADAFCSHVFVKMKKTRPGSRV
- a CDS encoding ParA family protein, with product MANVGTLPMEDRKVTLREVADFADNLEPFADNLREQILAPRPRKTAPFYTISELAEMCNLTRQQIQYLVTKGEGGLPTGTLNGSGRSRTFTLPEVRVWVKLASDIFQTRLDDGIGDFRGKVLTTAQLKGGSAKTTTTVCLAQALTLLGRKVLLIDLDPQASASELCGLYAEKEISGDDTVLPYIYDQNVEGGLGASVQSTYWDGLDIIPGHTFLYGAEFLLPARQKTIQGYRFWAVLREGLEPLRSQYDYILIDTSPSLSYMNLNALLAADALVMPMIPENLDFISSLAFWRLFSDVAEDFLPYEEDKVYDFISILLSKVDYGKTSSAPVVRQWAQSAYGRWLDPFEIPASSVMSGGALSFSTALDVVSTHSTAKSLQRVRQPMMQYAKWLDDMFIKSWKESA
- a CDS encoding ParB/RepB/Spo0J family partition protein, with protein sequence MSNNIREQLMAKTANLPKPADFKGENKKDKTNRGPQTMPGITSALAAAQLRIQELESRGVETEIRVDSIVPNPWQPRRQFNETKLSELARSINEVGLLQAVTVRRIGETFQLVAGERRWRAHKLINKESIRAVVIECSDQDMAALALMENVTRDDLSDYEIAIAIRRAESEFPNRTRLAEAMGISRSDLYRFLAYDSLPDFVKRDLDLTPAVLGASSAQDIANALKKTGEPGMKALQELWPQVVAGDLVQTKVAASLSAQASRGESATDAGGRSILKIFAGKVQAGSITKDVKGLTFKFKAGVMTEEQEGQLREHIGKMFSIRSE